One part of the Gadus macrocephalus chromosome 8, ASM3116895v1 genome encodes these proteins:
- the atg10 gene encoding ubiquitin-like-conjugating enzyme ATG10 isoform X2: MSSCSFDEKHFSLCCQHFLKHSNSLGDGWSWEQWQHSEEGYLKKTSLRSVTITSNNAAESGVPEEADPYPTLEEKLSAGDVSSDVRSDLEGDDACVQAAASGVVLQHEYHVLFSCSFGVPVLYFRVFDLGRSLCLEQVWDIVRRNSRMRLQQSPWNTITQQEHPMLGQPFFVLHPCKTEEFMGPVVRAAEAENRKVNYVVTWLSVVGPLVGLELALSYSTLLQPALCPQ; the protein is encoded by the exons ATGAGTAGCTGTTCCTTTGACGAGAAACACTTCAGCCTATGCTGTCAGCACTTCCTGAAACATTCCAACAGTCTGGGAGATGGCTGGAGCTGGGAGCAGTGGCAG CACTCTGAGGAAGGCTACCTGAAGAAGACATCCCTGAGATCTGTCACAATTACCAGCAACAATGCTGCTGAGTCTGGGGTCCCAGAGGAGGCAGACCCATACCCTACTCTGGAAGAAAAG CTATCTGCCGGAGACGTATCAAGTGATGTCCGAAGTGATCTTGAAGGAGATGATGCGTGTGTGCAGGCCGCCGCCAGCGGCGTGGTGCTCCAGCATGAGTACCACGTCCTGTTCAGCTGCAGCTTCGGGGTGCCGGTGCTCTACTTCAGAGTCTTTGATTTAG GCAGGAGCCTGTGTTTGGAACAAGTGTGGGACATAGTCCGTCGAAACTCCAGGATGAGGCTACAGCAGAGTCCGTGGAACACCATCACTCAACAG GAGCACCCGATGCTGGGCCAGCCCTTCTTTGTCCTGCACCCCTGTAAAACAGAAGAGTTCATGGGGCCTGTGGTCCGAGCAGCCGAGGCGgaaaacag GAAGGTGAACTATGTGGTGACGTGGCTGAGTGTGGTAGGCCCACTGGTAGGACTGGAGCTGGCGTTAAGCTACTCCACCCTGCTGCAGCCTGCTCTATGCCCTCAATGA
- the atg10 gene encoding ubiquitin-like-conjugating enzyme ATG10 isoform X1: protein MSSCSFDEKHFSLCCQHFLKHSNSLGDGWSWEQWQHSEEGYLKKTSLRSVTITSNNAAESGVPEEADPYPTLEEKLSAGDVSSDVRSDLEGDDACVQAAASGVVLQHEYHVLFSCSFGVPVLYFRVFDLEGRSLCLEQVWDIVRRNSRMRLQQSPWNTITQQEHPMLGQPFFVLHPCKTEEFMGPVVRAAEAENRKVNYVVTWLSVVGPLVGLELALSYSTLLQPALCPQ, encoded by the exons ATGAGTAGCTGTTCCTTTGACGAGAAACACTTCAGCCTATGCTGTCAGCACTTCCTGAAACATTCCAACAGTCTGGGAGATGGCTGGAGCTGGGAGCAGTGGCAG CACTCTGAGGAAGGCTACCTGAAGAAGACATCCCTGAGATCTGTCACAATTACCAGCAACAATGCTGCTGAGTCTGGGGTCCCAGAGGAGGCAGACCCATACCCTACTCTGGAAGAAAAG CTATCTGCCGGAGACGTATCAAGTGATGTCCGAAGTGATCTTGAAGGAGATGATGCGTGTGTGCAGGCCGCCGCCAGCGGCGTGGTGCTCCAGCATGAGTACCACGTCCTGTTCAGCTGCAGCTTCGGGGTGCCGGTGCTCTACTTCAGAGTCTTTGATTTAG AAGGCAGGAGCCTGTGTTTGGAACAAGTGTGGGACATAGTCCGTCGAAACTCCAGGATGAGGCTACAGCAGAGTCCGTGGAACACCATCACTCAACAG GAGCACCCGATGCTGGGCCAGCCCTTCTTTGTCCTGCACCCCTGTAAAACAGAAGAGTTCATGGGGCCTGTGGTCCGAGCAGCCGAGGCGgaaaacag GAAGGTGAACTATGTGGTGACGTGGCTGAGTGTGGTAGGCCCACTGGTAGGACTGGAGCTGGCGTTAAGCTACTCCACCCTGCTGCAGCCTGCTCTATGCCCTCAATGA
- the atg10 gene encoding ubiquitin-like-conjugating enzyme ATG10 isoform X3 yields MAGAGSSGRSIGRTTLISHSEEGYLKKTSLRSVTITSNNAAESGVPEEADPYPTLEEKLSAGDVSSDVRSDLEGDDACVQAAASGVVLQHEYHVLFSCSFGVPVLYFRVFDLEGRSLCLEQVWDIVRRNSRMRLQQSPWNTITQQEHPMLGQPFFVLHPCKTEEFMGPVVRAAEAENRKVNYVVTWLSVVGPLVGLELALSYSTLLQPALCPQ; encoded by the exons ATGGCTGGAGCTGGGAGCAGTGGCAGGTCAATTGGAAGAACGACACTAATATCA CACTCTGAGGAAGGCTACCTGAAGAAGACATCCCTGAGATCTGTCACAATTACCAGCAACAATGCTGCTGAGTCTGGGGTCCCAGAGGAGGCAGACCCATACCCTACTCTGGAAGAAAAG CTATCTGCCGGAGACGTATCAAGTGATGTCCGAAGTGATCTTGAAGGAGATGATGCGTGTGTGCAGGCCGCCGCCAGCGGCGTGGTGCTCCAGCATGAGTACCACGTCCTGTTCAGCTGCAGCTTCGGGGTGCCGGTGCTCTACTTCAGAGTCTTTGATTTAG AAGGCAGGAGCCTGTGTTTGGAACAAGTGTGGGACATAGTCCGTCGAAACTCCAGGATGAGGCTACAGCAGAGTCCGTGGAACACCATCACTCAACAG GAGCACCCGATGCTGGGCCAGCCCTTCTTTGTCCTGCACCCCTGTAAAACAGAAGAGTTCATGGGGCCTGTGGTCCGAGCAGCCGAGGCGgaaaacag GAAGGTGAACTATGTGGTGACGTGGCTGAGTGTGGTAGGCCCACTGGTAGGACTGGAGCTGGCGTTAAGCTACTCCACCCTGCTGCAGCCTGCTCTATGCCCTCAATGA
- the cnpy1 gene encoding protein canopy-1, producing MSLWIIQIAVVMLSLLISRSHQKKDPVLYCSACRAIVDELSYSISQVDPKKTINVGSFRLNADGTLQDKKVPLARSETYLSELLEEVCSSMSDYALYVDPDTQEKRYKRFAPRDNGGTESFPDIQNFKFDGMDSSSALKFACETILEDLDEDIISLFSQNTQHVADELCSGVSDYCKDAKHTNEEL from the exons ATGTCCTTATGGATTATTCAGATCGCTGTAGTCATGCTATCACTCCTAATCAGTCGTAGCCATCAGAAGAAAGACCCCGTGCTTTACTGTTCAG CGTGCAGAGCGATCGTCGATGAGCTCAGCTACTCCATCAGCCAGGTGGACCCCAAGAAGACCATCAACGTGGGCAGCTTCCGCCTGAACGCCGACGGGACGCTGCAGGACAAGAAG GTTCCTTTGGCACGGTCTGAGACTTATCTGAGTGAGCTTCTGGAGGAAGTTTGCAGCAGCATGAGTGACTATGCCCTCTATGTAGACCCCGACACTCAAGAGAAACGTTATAAGAGGTTTGCTCCCAGAGACAATGGAGGCACGGAGAGCTTCCCAGACATTCAAAACTTCAAGTTTGATGGAATGGATTCCTCCAGTGCCTTGAAATTTGCG TGTGAAACCATTTTAGAAGACCTAGATGAAGATATCATCTCGCTCTTCAGCCAGAACACACAACATGTTGCTGATGAGTTATGTTCCGGCGTGTCAG ACTACTGTAAAGACGCCAAACACACAAATGAGGAGTTATAG